In the Streptomyces formicae genome, one interval contains:
- the hemW gene encoding radical SAM family heme chaperone HemW, which translates to MPSALPDGEPMPEDGALPASALDGAAARPLGFYLHVPYCATRCGYCDFNTYTATELRGSGGVLASRDNYADTLIDEVRLARKVLGDDPRPVRTVFVGGGTPTLLAAADLVRMLAAVRDEFGLADDAEITTEANPESVDPAYLSELRAGGFNRISFGMQSARQHVLKVLDRTHTPGRPEACVAEARAAGFDHVNLDLIYGTPGESDDDWRASLQAALGAGPDHVSAYALIVEEGTQLARRIRRGEVPMTDDDVHADRYLIADEVLGQAGYDWYEVSNWATSEAGRCLHNELYWRGADWWGAGPGAHSHVGGVRWWNVKHPGAYAGALAEGRSPGAGREVLADEDRRVERILLELRLRDGCPLDLLRPAGLAAARRALGDGLLEEGPFAVGRAVLTLRGRLLADGVVRGLVD; encoded by the coding sequence ATGCCTTCCGCACTGCCCGATGGTGAGCCCATGCCCGAGGACGGGGCGCTGCCCGCGTCCGCCCTGGACGGCGCGGCCGCGCGCCCGCTCGGCTTCTACCTCCACGTTCCGTACTGCGCCACGCGCTGCGGCTACTGCGACTTCAACACCTATACGGCGACCGAGCTGCGCGGCTCCGGCGGCGTGCTCGCCTCCCGCGACAACTACGCGGACACCCTGATCGACGAGGTGCGCCTCGCCAGGAAGGTCCTCGGCGACGACCCCCGCCCCGTGCGGACCGTCTTCGTCGGCGGCGGTACGCCCACGCTGCTCGCGGCCGCCGACCTGGTGCGCATGCTGGCGGCCGTACGCGACGAGTTCGGACTCGCCGACGACGCGGAGATCACCACCGAGGCGAATCCGGAATCGGTCGATCCCGCGTACCTGAGTGAGCTGCGGGCCGGTGGCTTCAACCGGATCTCCTTCGGCATGCAGAGCGCCAGGCAGCACGTCCTGAAGGTGCTCGACCGCACGCATACGCCCGGGCGGCCCGAGGCGTGCGTCGCCGAGGCGCGGGCGGCGGGGTTCGACCACGTGAACCTGGACCTGATCTACGGGACCCCGGGGGAGAGCGACGACGACTGGCGCGCCTCGCTCCAGGCCGCGCTCGGGGCCGGTCCTGACCATGTGAGCGCCTACGCGCTGATCGTCGAGGAGGGCACGCAGCTCGCCCGGCGGATCCGGCGCGGCGAGGTCCCGATGACCGACGACGACGTTCACGCGGACCGGTACCTCATCGCGGACGAGGTTCTCGGGCAGGCGGGCTACGACTGGTACGAGGTGTCCAACTGGGCCACCTCGGAGGCGGGGCGCTGCCTGCACAACGAGCTGTACTGGCGCGGGGCCGACTGGTGGGGGGCCGGTCCCGGAGCCCACAGCCACGTGGGCGGGGTGCGGTGGTGGAACGTCAAGCATCCCGGGGCGTATGCGGGGGCGCTGGCGGAGGGGCGGTCGCCCGGGGCCGGGCGGGAGGTCCTCGCGGACGAGGACCGGCGGGTCGAGCGCATCCTCCTCGAACTCCGCCTCCGCGACGGGTGCCCGCTGGATCTCCTCCGTCCGGCCGGGCTTGCGGCGGCGCGGCGGGCGCTGGGTGACGGGCTGTTGGAGGAGGGGCCCTTCGCGGTGGGGCGTGCGGTGCTGACGCTGCGCGGGCGGTTGTTGGCGGATGGGGTGGTTCGGGGCTTGGTGGACTGA
- a CDS encoding SpoIIE family protein phosphatase encodes MPGPPAVVRTSLPGNPLAPAAARRFVRAALADWTELGVPAAAGITDRLADDAVLLVSELVTNAVVHAGTAVELLCRLDEADPGESTETLLIEVSDHHPSRAVRGEQGQLPPGTPEYGRGLHLVATLSDSWGITYRTGTKTVWARLPVDGVRAVQEIEAYASEQALQRGLRAAEILAPLPKRATHDTDWINRGALSFLAEASDLLAGQFDEDLVAALAGQLLVPRLADWCAVWLDDASEGPGRGAAGGGTGERLARVWHTSEHRIEELRRVLEKEPPRLPLAVGGAYPVPWPGEALTGEGSGAALAYRLTAGGRALGTLVIGRAGLVRFPDEVTGLVEDFSRRVALAISTARRYQRQATISQVLQRGLLPSRIADIPGMQSGLVYEPRDKGGPGGDFYDVFQAGEGRWGFALGDVQGKGPEAAVVIGLARPWLRLLARERYGVAEVLGHLNQLLLDDAAEAAAAAAAVVAVAGGQGVLPEGPTSRFLSLLYGELVPFEGGVRCTVACAGHPLPLLLTPEGEVRPAASPQMLLGVVDDVTYTSETFELRTGDTLLCVTDGVTERRQGRLQFDDADGLAKALAGCAGLDAELVAERIRRLVHEFSERPLDDDMALLVLQAD; translated from the coding sequence ATGCCGGGGCCCCCGGCAGTGGTGCGGACGTCGCTGCCCGGAAACCCTCTGGCGCCCGCCGCCGCGCGCCGGTTCGTGCGCGCCGCGCTCGCCGACTGGACCGAGCTCGGCGTGCCCGCCGCCGCGGGCATCACCGACCGCCTCGCCGACGACGCGGTGCTGCTGGTCAGCGAGTTGGTGACCAACGCCGTCGTGCACGCGGGCACCGCCGTGGAACTCCTGTGCAGGCTCGACGAGGCGGATCCGGGCGAGAGCACGGAGACCCTGCTCATCGAGGTGTCCGACCACCACCCCTCCCGCGCGGTCCGCGGTGAGCAGGGCCAGCTACCGCCCGGCACCCCGGAGTACGGCCGCGGCCTGCACCTCGTCGCCACCCTCTCCGACTCCTGGGGCATCACCTACCGCACGGGCACCAAGACCGTCTGGGCCCGGCTGCCCGTCGACGGCGTGCGGGCCGTCCAGGAGATCGAGGCGTACGCGAGCGAACAGGCGTTGCAGCGCGGGCTGCGGGCCGCCGAGATCCTCGCCCCGCTGCCCAAGCGGGCCACGCACGACACGGACTGGATCAACCGGGGCGCGCTCTCCTTCCTCGCCGAGGCGTCCGACCTGCTGGCCGGGCAGTTCGACGAGGACCTGGTGGCGGCCCTCGCCGGACAACTGCTCGTGCCCCGGCTCGCGGACTGGTGCGCGGTCTGGCTCGACGACGCGTCGGAGGGACCGGGGCGCGGCGCGGCGGGCGGCGGCACGGGCGAGCGGCTCGCCCGCGTCTGGCACACCAGCGAGCACCGCATAGAGGAACTGCGGCGCGTCCTGGAGAAGGAGCCGCCGCGGCTGCCGCTCGCCGTGGGCGGCGCCTACCCCGTCCCCTGGCCCGGCGAGGCGCTCACCGGCGAGGGCTCGGGCGCGGCGCTCGCGTACCGCCTCACCGCGGGCGGCCGGGCGCTCGGCACGCTGGTGATCGGCCGGGCCGGTCTGGTGCGCTTCCCCGACGAGGTCACCGGCCTCGTCGAGGACTTCAGCCGCCGGGTCGCGCTCGCCATCAGCACCGCACGCCGCTACCAGAGACAGGCGACCATCAGCCAGGTCCTCCAGCGCGGACTGCTGCCCAGCAGGATCGCGGACATCCCGGGCATGCAGAGCGGCCTCGTGTACGAGCCACGGGACAAGGGCGGACCCGGCGGTGACTTCTACGACGTGTTCCAGGCGGGCGAGGGGCGCTGGGGCTTCGCGCTCGGCGACGTCCAGGGCAAGGGTCCCGAGGCCGCCGTCGTCATCGGCCTCGCCCGCCCCTGGCTGCGACTGCTCGCCCGCGAGCGGTATGGGGTGGCCGAGGTCCTCGGCCACCTCAACCAGCTCCTGCTCGACGACGCGGCGGAGGCGGCGGCCGCCGCGGCCGCGGTCGTCGCGGTCGCGGGCGGCCAGGGCGTGCTGCCCGAGGGGCCCACCTCGCGCTTCCTCTCGCTGCTCTACGGCGAGCTGGTCCCCTTCGAAGGCGGCGTCCGCTGCACGGTGGCGTGCGCGGGACACCCGCTGCCGCTGCTGCTCACGCCCGAGGGCGAGGTGCGGCCCGCGGCCAGTCCGCAGATGCTGCTCGGCGTCGTCGACGACGTGACGTACACGAGTGAGACCTTCGAGCTGCGGACCGGCGACACGCTCCTGTGCGTCACCGACGGCGTGACCGAGCGCCGCCAGGGACGGCTCCAGTTCGACGACGCCGACGGGCTCGCCAAGGCGCTCGCCGGCTGCGCGGGGCTCGACGCGGAGCTGGTGGCGGAGCGGATCAGGCGGCTCGTGCACGAGTTCTCGGAGCGGCCGCTGGACGACGACATGGCGTTGTTGGTGTTGCAGGCGGACTGA
- a CDS encoding HAMP domain-containing protein, whose translation MRAARDGDFSKVAPVGEGLTAELYSTLNEMLDRSLHFDGELVRVRREIIRHGRLDERFSPSPGQGRWAARVNEINTLLDSLVAPAANATRVLNAVAGGDLTQRVDLHDGTRELRGDLRRLGRAVNTMVDQLSLFTGEVTRVAREVGTEGRLGGRAKVRGLSGSWRDVTEAVNTMAARLTAQVRDIALVTTAVAQGDLTRTVTVEATGELLELKLTVNTMVEQLSAFAAEVTRVAREVGTEGQLGGRAQARGVSGVWKDLTDNVNFMASNLTSQVRNIAQVTTAVANGDLSQKITVDARGEILELKSTVNTMVDQLSAFADEVTRVAREVGTEGNLGGRAQVRGVSGVWKDLTDNVNFMADNLTSQVRNIALVSTAVAQGDLGKKITVEAKGEILELKSTINTMVDQLSAFADEVTRVAREVGTEGNLGGQAQVRGVSGVWKDLTDNVNFMASNLTSQVRNIAQVTTAVANGDLSKMITVTARGEILELKDTVNTMVEQLRAFADEVTRVAREVGTDGRLGGRAQVLGVSGVWKDLTDNVNYMADNLTGQVRNIAQVATAVAQGDLSKKIDVDARGEILELKTTINTMVDTLSSFSSEVTRVAREVGSEGQLGGQARVEGVYGTWKRLTTNVNELALNLTTQVRAIAEVASAVAQGDMTRAITVETRGEVSELKDNINLMVSNLRETTRAKDWLESNLARLAGLMQGHRDLMEVADLILRELTPLVNAQYGAFFLADPDTAEAPAPTQVTAKGLAFIAGYGSAQGSVVDTGGMPAQGLVRQAALEKKRILVEEVPPEYIKIHSGLGDAAPATVVIIPILFEDKLLGVIELATFSRFSDVHLAFFDQFVNTIGVAINTIIANSRTESLLGESQRLATQLQERSDELQRQQAELRRSNAELEEKAALLATSSQYKSEFLANMSHELRTPLNSLLILARLLSDNPDNHLSDQEVQFATTIHRSGSDLLQLINDILDLSKIEAGRMDVRPKKLPLIKVLDYVHATFRPLTLDRGLAFEVTVGEDVPREMFSDEQRLQQILRNLLSNAVKFTSSGRVELRVSRVKDTSGERLLHDNDDLLCFAVRDTGIGIPSEQLPVIFEAFQQADGTTNRKYGGTGLGLSISREIAGLLGGRITAESHPGQGSTFALYVPVVHPGHGAAAIAYAASRTQLVPEPLEHAALRPHTALEPDDSWPTPTKLEEWKEGRAGRILPNRRVLIVDDDIRNVFALTHVLSRVGMPVLYAENGREGIETLERNPDVDIVLMDIMMPEMDGYETMTAIRRSPRWRGLPIVALTAKAMPGDREKAISQGATDYVPKPVDVDQLLGVICALLDPEGTTAAGQAASPDSASVVPEQSDAPGGSSVPSTTE comes from the coding sequence ATGCGGGCCGCGCGCGACGGGGACTTCTCGAAGGTCGCTCCCGTGGGCGAGGGCCTGACGGCCGAGCTCTACTCGACGCTGAACGAGATGCTCGACCGCTCGCTCCACTTCGACGGCGAACTCGTGCGCGTACGCCGGGAGATCATCCGGCACGGCCGCCTGGACGAACGGTTCTCGCCGAGCCCCGGGCAGGGCAGGTGGGCCGCGCGCGTCAACGAGATCAACACGCTGCTCGACTCGCTGGTCGCCCCCGCGGCCAACGCCACCCGCGTCCTGAACGCGGTGGCGGGCGGCGACCTCACCCAGCGTGTCGACCTGCACGACGGCACCCGCGAGCTCCGGGGCGATCTGCGCCGCCTCGGCCGCGCCGTCAACACGATGGTCGACCAGCTGTCCCTCTTCACGGGAGAGGTGACCCGCGTCGCGCGCGAGGTCGGCACGGAGGGCCGGCTCGGCGGGCGCGCCAAGGTGCGCGGCCTGTCCGGCAGTTGGCGGGACGTGACCGAGGCCGTGAACACGATGGCGGCGCGGCTCACCGCCCAGGTGCGCGACATCGCCCTGGTGACCACGGCGGTGGCGCAGGGCGACCTGACCCGCACGGTCACCGTGGAGGCGACGGGCGAGCTGCTCGAACTGAAGCTCACCGTGAACACGATGGTGGAGCAGCTCTCCGCGTTCGCCGCCGAGGTGACCCGCGTGGCCCGCGAGGTGGGCACGGAGGGCCAGTTGGGCGGCCGCGCGCAGGCGCGTGGCGTGTCGGGCGTGTGGAAGGACCTCACCGACAACGTCAACTTCATGGCCTCGAACCTCACCTCGCAGGTCCGCAACATCGCCCAGGTCACCACGGCCGTCGCCAACGGTGACCTGAGCCAGAAGATCACCGTCGACGCCCGGGGCGAGATCCTGGAGCTGAAGTCGACGGTGAACACGATGGTGGACCAGCTCTCCGCCTTCGCCGACGAGGTCACCCGCGTCGCCCGCGAGGTCGGCACCGAGGGAAACCTCGGCGGGCGCGCTCAGGTCCGTGGCGTGTCGGGCGTCTGGAAGGACCTCACCGACAACGTCAACTTCATGGCCGACAACCTCACCTCCCAGGTGCGCAACATCGCGCTCGTGTCGACGGCCGTCGCCCAGGGCGACCTCGGCAAGAAGATCACCGTCGAGGCGAAGGGCGAGATCCTCGAACTGAAGTCGACGATCAACACGATGGTCGACCAGCTCTCCGCCTTCGCCGACGAGGTCACCCGCGTCGCCCGCGAGGTCGGCACGGAAGGAAACCTCGGCGGCCAGGCCCAGGTCCGTGGCGTGTCCGGCGTGTGGAAGGACCTCACCGACAACGTCAACTTCATGGCCTCGAACCTCACCTCGCAGGTCCGCAACATCGCCCAGGTCACCACGGCCGTCGCCAACGGCGACCTGTCCAAGATGATCACGGTCACGGCCCGGGGCGAGATCCTGGAGCTGAAGGACACCGTCAACACCATGGTGGAACAGCTGCGCGCCTTCGCCGACGAGGTGACCCGCGTGGCCCGCGAGGTCGGCACGGACGGCAGGCTCGGCGGCCGCGCGCAGGTCCTCGGCGTCTCGGGCGTCTGGAAGGACCTCACCGACAACGTCAACTACATGGCGGACAACCTCACCGGGCAGGTCCGCAACATCGCGCAGGTCGCGACGGCCGTGGCCCAGGGCGACCTCTCCAAGAAGATCGACGTGGACGCGCGCGGCGAGATCCTGGAGCTGAAGACCACCATCAACACCATGGTGGACACGCTGTCCTCGTTCTCCTCCGAGGTCACCCGCGTGGCCCGCGAGGTCGGCTCCGAGGGCCAACTGGGCGGCCAGGCACGGGTCGAGGGCGTGTACGGCACGTGGAAGCGCCTGACGACGAACGTGAACGAGCTGGCGCTGAACCTGACCACCCAGGTCCGCGCCATCGCCGAGGTCGCGTCCGCCGTGGCCCAGGGCGACATGACCCGCGCGATCACGGTCGAGACGCGGGGCGAGGTCTCCGAGCTCAAGGACAACATCAACCTCATGGTCTCCAACCTCAGGGAGACCACCCGCGCCAAGGACTGGCTGGAGTCCAACCTGGCCCGTCTCGCGGGCCTGATGCAGGGCCACCGCGACCTGATGGAGGTCGCCGACCTGATCCTGCGCGAGCTGACCCCACTGGTGAACGCGCAGTACGGCGCGTTCTTCCTGGCCGACCCGGACACGGCGGAGGCCCCGGCGCCCACCCAGGTCACCGCGAAGGGCCTCGCCTTCATCGCCGGGTACGGCTCCGCGCAGGGCTCGGTCGTCGACACGGGCGGCATGCCCGCCCAGGGTCTCGTACGCCAGGCGGCCCTGGAGAAGAAGCGCATCCTCGTCGAGGAGGTGCCTCCGGAGTACATCAAGATCCATTCGGGGCTCGGGGACGCCGCGCCCGCCACCGTCGTGATCATCCCGATCCTCTTCGAGGACAAGCTCCTCGGCGTCATCGAGCTGGCCACGTTCTCCCGCTTCTCCGATGTCCACCTGGCCTTCTTCGACCAGTTCGTGAACACCATCGGCGTCGCGATCAACACCATCATCGCCAACTCCCGTACGGAGTCCCTGCTCGGCGAGTCGCAGCGCCTGGCCACCCAGCTCCAGGAGCGCTCGGACGAACTCCAGCGCCAGCAGGCCGAGTTGCGCCGCTCGAACGCCGAACTGGAGGAGAAGGCGGCCCTGCTCGCCACCAGCTCCCAGTACAAGTCGGAGTTCCTCGCCAACATGTCGCACGAGCTGCGCACCCCGCTGAACTCGCTGCTCATCCTGGCCAGGCTGCTCTCCGACAACCCCGACAACCACCTCTCCGACCAGGAAGTGCAGTTCGCGACCACGATCCACCGCTCGGGTTCCGACCTCCTCCAGCTCATCAACGACATCCTGGACCTGTCGAAGATCGAGGCGGGCCGGATGGACGTACGCCCCAAGAAGCTCCCGCTGATCAAGGTCCTCGACTACGTCCACGCGACGTTCCGCCCGCTCACCCTCGACCGCGGTCTCGCCTTCGAGGTGACGGTCGGCGAGGACGTACCGCGCGAGATGTTCTCCGACGAGCAGCGCCTCCAGCAGATCCTGCGCAACCTCCTGTCGAACGCGGTCAAGTTCACCTCGTCGGGCCGTGTGGAGCTGCGCGTCAGCCGCGTCAAGGACACCTCGGGCGAGCGGCTCCTGCACGACAACGACGACCTGCTCTGCTTCGCTGTCAGGGACACCGGCATCGGCATCCCCTCCGAGCAACTCCCGGTGATCTTCGAGGCGTTCCAGCAGGCGGACGGCACCACCAACCGCAAGTACGGCGGCACGGGACTCGGCCTCTCCATCAGCCGGGAGATCGCGGGCCTCCTCGGCGGCCGCATCACCGCCGAGAGCCACCCCGGCCAGGGCTCGACCTTCGCGCTGTACGTCCCGGTCGTCCACCCCGGCCACGGCGCGGCCGCCATCGCCTACGCGGCCTCGCGCACCCAGCTCGTGCCCGAACCCCTCGAACACGCGGCACTGCGCCCGCACACCGCCCTGGAGCCGGACGACAGCTGGCCGACCCCGACCAAACTGGAGGAGTGGAAGGAAGGGCGCGCGGGCCGCATACTGCCGAACCGCAGGGTGCTCATCGTCGACGACGACATCCGCAACGTCTTCGCGCTCACGCACGTGCTGAGCCGCGTCGGCATGCCCGTCCTCTACGCGGAGAACGGCCGCGAGGGCATTGAGACCCTGGAGCGCAATCCCGACGTCGACATCGTCCTGATGGACATCATGATGCCGGAGATGGACGGCTACGAGACCATGACCGCCATCCGCCGCAGCCCGCGCTGGCGGGGTCTGCCCATCGTCGCCCTCACCGCGAAGGCGATGCCCGGGGACCGCGAGAAGGCCATTTCCCAGGGCGCCACCGACTACGTACCCAAACCCGTGGATGTGGATCAGTTGCTCGGCGTCATCTGTGCCCTCCTGGACCCCGAGGGCACGACCGCCGCCGGACAGGCCGCTTCCCCCGACTCAGCATCCGTCGTCCCGGAACAGTCAGACGCTCCAGGAGGGAGCTCTGTTCCGTCGACAACCGAGTGA
- a CDS encoding response regulator, with translation MSAEAPTDNRASILLVDDMEDNLMALEAVLGSLNEPLVRARSGEEAMKAILRQRFAVILLDVRMPGMDGFETASNIKRLDQTKDVPIIFLTGTDNDAGYAFRGYATGAADYLTKPFDPWVLRAKVTVFLELHRKNRQLERILAREQRQFDELAARLSAIETHMAASSLKDVLELRRHVTHMEELVQEMRRGRGV, from the coding sequence ATGAGTGCAGAGGCCCCGACCGACAACCGCGCGAGCATCCTCCTCGTCGACGACATGGAGGACAACCTGATGGCACTGGAAGCCGTCCTCGGATCGTTGAACGAACCCTTGGTACGCGCCCGTTCGGGCGAGGAAGCCATGAAGGCGATTTTGCGGCAACGATTCGCCGTGATCCTCCTCGACGTCCGGATGCCGGGCATGGACGGCTTCGAGACCGCGTCGAACATCAAGCGCCTCGACCAGACGAAGGACGTGCCCATCATCTTCCTGACGGGCACCGACAACGACGCCGGTTACGCCTTCCGCGGCTATGCGACGGGGGCGGCGGACTACCTCACCAAGCCCTTCGACCCCTGGGTACTGCGCGCCAAGGTCACTGTCTTCCTCGAACTGCACCGCAAGAACCGGCAGTTGGAGCGGATACTGGCCCGCGAGCAGCGCCAGTTCGACGAGCTGGCCGCCCGCCTCTCCGCGATCGAGACCCACATGGCGGCAAGCAGCCTCAAGGACGTGCTCGAACTACGCCGCCACGTGACCCACATGGAGGAACTGGTGCAGGAAATGCGCCGAGGGCGAGGCGTCTGA
- a CDS encoding AMP-dependent synthetase/ligase: MSDTQTLIENRPPSVAHLFLERVAATPDAEAYRYPVPAASGTGPDEWKSLSWAGTAHRVDAIAAGLIDLGLNPEDRVALASSTRIEWILADLGIMCAGAATTTVYPQTNAEESAYILADSESRVLIAEDAAQLAKAREKRAELPELRHVVVFDSEGVTKEESDPEGWVLTLAELELRGAALLEQNPDLVKERVGAIAADQLATLIYTSGTTGKPKGVRLPHDNWSYMAKAIVATGLLGPDDVQYLWLPLAHVFGKVLTSAHIDLGHVTAVDGRVDKIIENLPVVQPTYMAAVPRIFEKVYNGVAAKARAGGGAKYKIFQWAADVAREYAKASQDNFRRTGTASVPFGLGAKHKVADALVYSKLREAFGGRLRAAVSGSAALAPDIGYFFAGAGIHILEGYGLTESSAASFVNPGEAYRTGTVGKPLPGTEVRIADDGEILLRGPGIMEGYHGLPEKTAEVLESDGWFHTGDIGELSVDGYLRITDRKKDLIKTSGGKYIAPAEVEGQFKAVCPYVSNILVHGADRNFCTALISLDEPAILDWAKENGLEGKSYAEVCAAPVTVELIEGYVKELNEGLQRWQTLKKFRLLPRDLDVEHGELTPSLKLKRPVVEREYKHLIEEMYAGSREA; the protein is encoded by the coding sequence GTGAGCGACACACAGACCTTGATCGAGAACCGACCGCCCTCCGTGGCGCATCTCTTCCTGGAGCGCGTGGCGGCCACGCCGGATGCCGAGGCCTACCGCTATCCCGTGCCGGCGGCCTCCGGCACGGGTCCCGACGAGTGGAAGTCGCTGAGCTGGGCGGGGACCGCCCACCGCGTCGACGCGATCGCCGCGGGCCTGATCGACCTCGGTCTGAACCCCGAGGACCGCGTCGCCCTCGCCTCGTCCACCCGGATCGAGTGGATCCTCGCCGACCTCGGCATCATGTGCGCGGGCGCGGCCACCACCACCGTCTATCCGCAGACCAACGCCGAGGAGTCCGCCTACATCCTGGCCGACTCCGAGAGCCGGGTGCTCATCGCCGAGGACGCGGCGCAGCTCGCCAAGGCGCGCGAGAAGCGGGCCGAGCTGCCGGAGCTGCGGCACGTCGTGGTGTTCGACTCCGAGGGCGTCACCAAGGAGGAGAGCGACCCCGAGGGCTGGGTGCTCACGCTCGCCGAGCTCGAACTGCGCGGCGCCGCGCTCCTCGAACAGAACCCCGACCTCGTCAAGGAGCGGGTCGGGGCGATCGCCGCCGACCAGCTCGCCACGCTGATCTACACCTCGGGAACCACCGGCAAGCCCAAGGGCGTGCGGCTGCCGCACGACAACTGGTCGTACATGGCGAAGGCCATCGTGGCGACCGGGCTGCTCGGCCCCGACGACGTGCAGTACCTGTGGCTGCCGCTCGCGCACGTCTTCGGCAAGGTGCTGACCTCCGCGCACATCGACCTCGGGCACGTCACCGCCGTCGACGGCCGCGTGGACAAGATCATCGAGAATCTCCCGGTGGTCCAGCCGACGTACATGGCCGCGGTGCCGCGCATCTTCGAGAAGGTCTACAACGGTGTCGCGGCCAAGGCGCGGGCCGGTGGCGGGGCCAAGTACAAGATCTTCCAGTGGGCCGCCGACGTCGCCCGCGAGTACGCCAAGGCCAGCCAGGACAACTTCCGCAGGACCGGCACCGCCTCGGTCCCCTTCGGGCTCGGGGCCAAGCACAAGGTCGCCGACGCGCTCGTCTACTCCAAGCTGCGCGAGGCGTTCGGCGGACGGCTGCGGGCCGCGGTGTCGGGTTCCGCGGCGCTCGCGCCCGACATCGGGTACTTCTTCGCCGGAGCCGGGATCCACATCCTGGAGGGCTACGGGCTCACCGAGTCGTCGGCGGCCTCCTTCGTGAACCCCGGGGAGGCGTACCGCACCGGCACCGTCGGCAAGCCGCTGCCCGGCACCGAGGTGCGCATCGCGGACGACGGCGAGATCCTGCTGCGCGGCCCCGGCATCATGGAGGGCTACCACGGGCTGCCCGAGAAGACCGCCGAAGTCCTGGAGTCCGACGGCTGGTTCCACACCGGCGACATCGGCGAGCTGTCCGTCGACGGGTATCTGCGGATCACCGACCGCAAGAAGGACCTCATCAAGACGTCCGGCGGCAAGTACATCGCGCCCGCCGAGGTCGAGGGCCAGTTCAAGGCCGTGTGCCCGTACGTCTCCAACATCCTGGTGCACGGCGCCGACCGGAACTTCTGCACCGCGCTGATCTCCCTGGACGAGCCCGCGATCCTCGACTGGGCCAAGGAGAACGGTCTGGAGGGCAAGTCGTACGCCGAAGTGTGCGCCGCCCCCGTCACGGTCGAGCTCATCGAGGGCTATGTGAAGGAGCTCAACGAGGGCCTGCAGCGCTGGCAGACCCTCAAGAAGTTCCGGCTCCTGCCGCGCGATCTCGACGTCGAGCACGGGGAGTTGACGCCCAGCCTGAAGCTGAAGCGTCCGGTGGTGGAGCGGGAGTACAAGCACCTGATCGAGGAGATGTACGCGGGCTCGCGCGAGGCGTGA